A genomic region of Micromonospora sp. NBC_01796 contains the following coding sequences:
- a CDS encoding non-ribosomal peptide synthetase, producing the protein MRSTSSSATEVDDDQPNAAQPDGECYDVLALQQGLLFHNRFEPGSGVDILQVVIDWPEPLDQVVMTAAWQAATRRHPALRTTFSWLAQDRATQRVHPEVTIPVHRYDWRDESTDGPPDRQARLDRFLAVDRSREFDPATAPLVRVGLIEHAADRHTIVFSLHHVILDGRSVHLLLTEVFNEYAAIVAGNTPVPVARRPFQDFAVWAGERPLAADQRFWRTRLSGVTVPTPLPLRPAADIPPREPDSVRELTRTLDPADSAALERTAQAVGVPLSTLVNAAWAVLLHRYSGEQDVVFGAVRSCRRGSIEQADTIIGMLINTVPLRIDVHPRRTVRDWLVEVRAQIDAVRSHQVAPLTAVQRWSELPPSEPLFESLLMYEHRDLQTALRGSVPDWNGRTARVLRHPGPPVTVCVFGEPVLRVLLYHDRRRCTDAAADAMLRHFTNLLVGLASGLDTPVAALPLFDPTEEHRLTREWAGHDRLADTATEATGTIGDRFAERVRERPDAVAVTGVDGTLTYAELDARANQLAHLLIRRGVTPDQQVAVALPRSVRLVLTLLAVVRAGAAYLPLDPANPPARTGDLLAAAGDPVVLTATGVGPAAIGGAPPLPDGARTIDLDRIDAELAGLPTTAPERPTRPESLAYVNYTSGSTGTPKGVGVPHRAVLRLVHEPGYLRLGPDQTVLHLASAAFDAATLELWGSLLNGGRLVVAPPDPLGPAEIARLLRAERISVLWLTAGLFHQVVEQDPGALAGVDQLLAGGDVLDPGAVRAALRVRAGRPLVNGYGPTENTTFTCCHPMTDPAAVPAPVPIGRPVPRSTVYVLDGLLRPVPVGVPGELYTGGDGLARGYLGEPGRTAERFLPDPFDPRPGARMYRTGDRVRWSPDGTLEFLGRIDRQVKIRGFRVEPAEAEAVLRAHPLVGEVAVVVHGDGERRRLVAYVSPGSVGTATLDEPQLDAYAVAHLPVYLRPAGYVLLPKLPLNRNGKVDRNALPAPTLTARPAPERPLTDPTQVLLAALWGDLLGAEVGRAEDDFFALGGNSLLATRLAFLAAERFGVDLPVRAVYDQHNLASLAAEIDRRRATPEPPPVRITARDRGAYRTGTATLTTPRPAPVNDPLPASTGDGQPAPVTEPVAETVPGPAHLVRPGAGPWAMWRWVGLRAAGFPVGPLTGLGDPEHVQQTDAVLAGEDRLAEVRRALADNLHRARRAAPTEQRSRWNRADRQVRQGVVPDELPPVADPALAALLAENRAALADAVDRVRTDRLAFARSHERASARRSAGLRAAAADPLLREAVTWQNRHALRTGLDPLLHRTGPVDGEPPAARDSKHRQHEALVATYLQRYCVKNDTIGFFGPVGWATVAPGGTGLRIEHGPKPLAARTVYFENWAMSGLADALTERDPRLAPWLIPRRLPFLSVLDDHLLLPLTPPAPLPPVTARLLAAADGTRTALEIAAELVADPSTGLTSPDEVYRLLAELRDAHRVTWSLEVPKEDLFPERAVRKRLDAVTDPAVREPALHALDDLVRARDAVAAAAGDADRLGAALAGLDTTFTELTGAAATRRAGRVYAGRTLVYEDCRAGDRVTLSTDLMGTLWPALSLLLESARWFTFAGTALFGRACRERYTELVGRTAQTTVPFADFWLWANDLLFDLPERLIAPVIRGLQDRWSRLLPDLDGQRRIQLDSASIADRVAAAFAAPRPGWIGAYQHSPDVMLVADGTEAIGRGDFQWVVGEVHPGVNTLRSALFMAQHPQPEELVAAMRADLPGARVVLAATGEEGGAPSRLTDKLITDRDLRLVFGHDSCGLDPRTAVAVADCVLESRDGTLTVRTRDGKYALPLTEVVGEALMLQLIQRFDLLPPADHRPRITVDRVVIARENWRFAAAGLDFARTADEAERFREVRRWQRDRGLPRYVFVKTPVEKKPFFLDFASLASVDGFARAVRRTVEGAGPDASLRLSEMLPTPEQLWLTDPTGGRRTAEFRLVAVDTRRPDATEPGPGA; encoded by the coding sequence GTGCGGTCGACCAGCAGTAGCGCAACCGAGGTCGATGACGACCAACCGAACGCCGCGCAACCAGACGGTGAGTGCTACGACGTACTGGCTTTGCAGCAGGGACTGCTGTTCCACAACCGCTTCGAGCCCGGCTCGGGCGTCGACATCCTCCAGGTCGTGATCGACTGGCCGGAACCGCTCGACCAGGTCGTCATGACCGCCGCCTGGCAGGCCGCGACCCGGCGTCACCCGGCCCTGCGGACCACGTTCAGTTGGCTCGCCCAGGACCGGGCCACCCAGCGGGTGCACCCCGAGGTCACCATTCCGGTGCACCGGTACGACTGGCGCGACGAGAGCACCGACGGCCCTCCGGACCGGCAGGCGCGACTGGACCGGTTCCTCGCCGTCGACCGGTCCCGCGAGTTCGACCCGGCGACCGCCCCCCTGGTCCGGGTCGGCCTGATCGAGCACGCGGCCGACCGGCACACCATCGTCTTCAGCCTGCACCATGTGATCCTCGACGGCCGCTCGGTGCACCTGCTGCTGACCGAGGTGTTCAACGAGTACGCCGCGATCGTCGCCGGGAACACCCCCGTACCCGTGGCCCGCCGGCCGTTCCAGGACTTCGCGGTCTGGGCCGGAGAACGGCCGCTCGCCGCCGACCAGCGGTTCTGGCGTACCCGGCTGAGCGGGGTCACGGTGCCGACACCGCTGCCACTGCGACCGGCCGCCGACATCCCGCCGCGCGAACCGGACTCGGTACGGGAACTCACCCGTACGCTCGACCCCGCCGACAGCGCCGCCCTGGAGCGGACCGCGCAGGCGGTCGGCGTACCGCTGAGCACCCTGGTGAACGCCGCCTGGGCGGTGCTGCTGCACCGGTACAGCGGCGAGCAGGACGTGGTGTTCGGCGCGGTCCGGAGCTGCCGCCGGGGCAGCATCGAACAGGCCGACACGATCATCGGCATGTTGATCAACACGGTGCCGCTGCGGATCGACGTGCACCCCCGGCGGACGGTACGGGACTGGCTGGTCGAGGTACGGGCCCAGATCGACGCCGTCCGGTCCCACCAGGTCGCCCCGCTCACCGCCGTACAGCGCTGGAGCGAACTGCCGCCGAGCGAACCGCTCTTCGAGAGCCTGCTCATGTACGAGCACCGCGACCTGCAGACCGCGCTGCGCGGCTCGGTCCCGGACTGGAACGGGCGTACCGCCCGGGTGCTCCGGCACCCCGGTCCGCCGGTGACCGTCTGCGTCTTCGGCGAACCGGTACTGCGGGTGCTGCTCTACCACGACCGGCGCCGGTGCACCGACGCCGCCGCCGACGCGATGCTGCGCCACTTCACCAACCTGCTGGTCGGCCTCGCCTCCGGGCTGGACACACCGGTGGCCGCGCTGCCGCTGTTCGACCCGACCGAGGAACACCGGCTCACCCGCGAATGGGCCGGCCACGACCGGCTCGCCGACACCGCCACCGAGGCGACCGGCACCATCGGTGACCGCTTCGCCGAACGGGTGCGGGAACGACCCGACGCGGTCGCGGTGACCGGAGTGGACGGCACCCTCACCTATGCCGAACTCGACGCACGCGCCAACCAGCTCGCCCACCTGCTGATCCGGCGCGGGGTCACCCCGGACCAGCAGGTGGCGGTCGCCCTGCCCCGGTCCGTACGGCTGGTCCTCACCCTGCTGGCCGTGGTCAGGGCCGGCGCGGCGTACCTGCCGCTCGACCCGGCGAACCCGCCGGCCCGGACCGGGGATCTGCTGGCCGCGGCCGGCGACCCGGTGGTGCTGACCGCGACCGGCGTCGGCCCGGCCGCGATCGGGGGCGCTCCCCCGCTGCCCGACGGCGCCCGGACGATCGACCTCGACCGGATCGACGCCGAACTGGCCGGACTTCCGACCACCGCCCCCGAGCGCCCCACCCGGCCGGAGAGCCTGGCCTACGTCAACTACACCTCGGGCTCCACCGGGACACCCAAGGGTGTGGGCGTGCCGCACCGGGCCGTGCTGCGCCTGGTGCACGAGCCGGGCTACCTGCGCCTCGGCCCCGACCAGACGGTCCTGCACCTCGCCTCGGCCGCCTTCGACGCCGCCACCCTGGAACTCTGGGGCAGCCTGCTCAACGGCGGTCGTCTGGTGGTCGCCCCGCCCGACCCGCTCGGGCCGGCGGAGATCGCCCGGCTGCTGCGGGCCGAGCGGATCAGCGTGCTCTGGCTGACCGCCGGGCTGTTCCACCAGGTCGTCGAGCAGGACCCCGGCGCGCTGGCCGGAGTGGACCAACTGCTGGCCGGCGGCGACGTGCTCGACCCCGGCGCGGTCCGCGCCGCACTGCGGGTCCGCGCCGGTCGACCCCTGGTCAACGGGTACGGGCCGACCGAGAACACCACCTTCACCTGCTGCCACCCGATGACCGACCCGGCCGCCGTACCGGCACCGGTGCCGATCGGGCGGCCGGTGCCCCGCAGCACGGTCTACGTCCTCGACGGACTGCTCCGGCCGGTCCCGGTCGGGGTGCCCGGTGAGCTGTACACGGGCGGCGACGGCCTGGCCCGGGGTTACCTGGGCGAACCCGGCCGTACCGCCGAGCGGTTCCTGCCCGACCCGTTCGACCCCCGCCCCGGCGCCAGGATGTACCGCACCGGGGACCGGGTCCGGTGGAGTCCGGACGGCACGCTGGAGTTCCTCGGCCGGATCGACCGCCAGGTCAAGATCAGAGGCTTCCGGGTGGAGCCGGCCGAGGCGGAGGCGGTCCTGCGGGCCCACCCGCTAGTCGGTGAGGTCGCCGTGGTGGTGCACGGTGACGGCGAGCGCCGCCGGCTGGTCGCGTACGTCAGCCCCGGCTCGGTCGGTACGGCGACGCTGGACGAACCGCAACTCGACGCGTACGCGGTCGCGCACCTGCCCGTCTACCTCCGCCCGGCCGGGTACGTCCTGCTGCCGAAGCTGCCGCTCAACCGCAACGGCAAGGTGGACCGGAACGCGCTGCCCGCCCCGACCCTGACTGCTCGGCCGGCTCCGGAGCGGCCGTTGACCGACCCGACCCAGGTCCTGCTCGCCGCCCTCTGGGGCGACCTGCTCGGGGCCGAGGTGGGCCGGGCCGAGGACGACTTCTTCGCCCTCGGCGGGAACTCGCTGCTCGCCACCCGGCTGGCCTTCCTCGCCGCCGAGCGCTTCGGTGTCGACCTGCCGGTGCGCGCCGTGTACGACCAGCACAACCTGGCCTCGCTCGCCGCCGAGATCGACCGCCGGCGGGCCACCCCCGAACCCCCGCCGGTACGCATCACCGCCCGCGACCGGGGCGCCTACCGCACCGGCACCGCCACCCTCACCACCCCGCGACCGGCACCGGTCAACGATCCGCTGCCGGCGTCGACCGGCGACGGACAACCGGCGCCGGTGACCGAGCCGGTCGCGGAAACCGTCCCCGGTCCGGCGCACCTGGTCCGGCCCGGCGCCGGGCCGTGGGCGATGTGGCGGTGGGTCGGGCTGCGCGCCGCCGGCTTCCCGGTCGGGCCGCTCACCGGACTCGGCGACCCCGAACACGTACAGCAGACCGATGCCGTACTGGCCGGCGAGGACCGGTTGGCGGAAGTGCGCCGGGCCCTCGCCGACAACCTGCACCGGGCCCGCCGGGCCGCCCCGACCGAGCAACGGTCCCGCTGGAACCGGGCCGATCGGCAGGTCCGCCAGGGGGTGGTCCCGGACGAGCTGCCACCGGTGGCCGATCCGGCGCTGGCCGCCCTGCTGGCCGAGAACCGGGCCGCGCTCGCCGACGCCGTCGACCGGGTACGCACCGACCGGCTGGCCTTCGCCCGGTCACATGAGCGGGCCAGTGCCCGGCGGAGCGCCGGACTGCGCGCCGCCGCCGCCGACCCGCTCCTGCGCGAGGCAGTCACCTGGCAGAACCGGCACGCCCTGCGTACCGGCCTGGACCCGCTGCTGCACCGGACCGGGCCGGTCGACGGCGAACCACCGGCCGCCCGGGACTCCAAGCACCGGCAGCACGAGGCACTGGTCGCCACCTACCTCCAGCGGTACTGCGTCAAGAACGACACCATCGGCTTCTTCGGCCCGGTCGGCTGGGCCACCGTCGCTCCGGGCGGGACCGGGCTGCGGATCGAACACGGCCCGAAGCCGCTGGCCGCCCGTACGGTCTACTTCGAGAACTGGGCGATGAGCGGGCTCGCGGACGCGCTCACCGAACGCGACCCACGGCTCGCCCCGTGGCTGATCCCGCGCCGGCTGCCGTTCCTGAGCGTGCTCGACGACCACCTGCTGCTGCCGCTCACCCCACCGGCACCGCTGCCCCCGGTGACCGCCCGGCTGCTCGCCGCCGCCGACGGGACGCGTACCGCGTTGGAGATCGCGGCCGAGCTGGTCGCCGACCCGAGCACCGGGCTGACCTCGCCGGACGAGGTGTACCGGCTGCTGGCCGAGCTGCGCGACGCACACCGGGTGACCTGGTCGCTGGAGGTGCCGAAGGAGGACCTCTTCCCCGAGCGGGCGGTCCGGAAACGGCTCGACGCGGTCACCGACCCCGCCGTACGCGAACCGGCGCTGCACGCCCTCGACGACCTGGTCCGGGCCCGGGACGCGGTCGCCGCGGCGGCCGGCGACGCCGACCGGCTCGGCGCCGCCCTGGCCGGACTCGACACCACGTTCACCGAGCTGACCGGCGCCGCCGCGACCCGCCGGGCCGGCAGGGTGTACGCCGGCCGCACCCTCGTCTACGAGGACTGCCGGGCCGGGGACCGGGTGACCCTCTCCACCGACCTGATGGGCACCCTCTGGCCGGCGCTGAGCCTGCTGCTGGAGAGTGCCCGCTGGTTCACCTTCGCCGGGACCGCCCTGTTCGGCCGCGCCTGCCGGGAGCGGTACACCGAACTGGTCGGCCGGACCGCGCAGACCACGGTGCCGTTCGCCGACTTCTGGCTCTGGGCCAACGACCTCCTGTTCGACCTGCCGGAACGGCTGATCGCACCGGTGATCCGGGGGTTGCAGGACCGGTGGAGCCGGCTGCTGCCGGACCTCGACGGGCAACGGCGGATCCAGCTCGACTCGGCGAGCATCGCCGACCGGGTGGCCGCCGCGTTCGCCGCACCCCGACCGGGCTGGATCGGCGCGTACCAGCACTCGCCGGACGTGATGCTGGTCGCCGACGGCACCGAGGCGATCGGCCGGGGCGACTTCCAGTGGGTGGTGGGCGAGGTCCACCCCGGGGTGAACACACTGCGCTCCGCCCTGTTCATGGCCCAGCACCCGCAGCCGGAGGAGCTGGTCGCCGCGATGCGGGCGGACCTGCCCGGCGCCCGGGTCGTGCTGGCCGCGACCGGCGAGGAGGGCGGGGCACCGTCCCGGCTGACCGACAAGCTGATCACCGACCGGGACCTGCGCCTGGTCTTCGGGCACGACAGCTGCGGACTGGATCCGCGTACGGCGGTCGCGGTGGCGGACTGCGTACTGGAGTCGCGGGACGGGACGCTGACCGTACGGACCCGGGACGGCAAGTACGCCCTCCCGCTCACCGAGGTTGTCGGCGAAGCCCTGATGCTGCAACTGATCCAGCGTTTCGACCTGCTCCCGCCGGCCGACCACCGGCCCCGGATCACCGTCGACCGGGTGGTGATCGCCCGGGAGAACTGGCGCTTCGCCGCCGCCGGACTCGACTTCGCCCGTACTGCCGACGAGGCTGAGCGGTTCCGCGAGGTACGCCGCTGGCAGCGCGACCGCGGCCTGCCCCGGTACGTCTTCGTCAAGACCCCGGTGGAGAAGAAGCCGTTCTTCCTCGACTTCGCCAGCCTCGCCTCGGTCGACGGCTTCGCCCGCGCGGTGCGCCGCACCGTCGAGGGCGCCGGCCCGGACGCGTCCCTGCGGCTGAGCGAGATGCTGCCGACACCCGAGCAGCTCTGGCTGACCGACCCGACCGGCGGTCGCCGGACCGCCGAGTTCCGGCTGGTCGCGGTCGACACCCGCCGGCCCGATGCGACGGAACCCGGACCGGGAGCGTGA
- a CDS encoding amino acid adenylation domain-containing protein: MTGETFVLPASSTQRRLWMLDQLNPGSAEYNIAWSVRLTGELRVDALESALSWLVERHEVLRTTFTSVDGEPAQLVSPPWPVRLPVTEPAGDAPTGAAEVLDAESREPFDLTEGPLLRARVVRLAPDDHLLVLVVHHIIADGWSFETVFAELAHGYRAAVAGVEPDLPPPPIQYADFAVWQREQAGSSAFADDLAFWHDELAGAPTLLDLPADRPRPPEQSPAGGLVTFEIPATLSTGVRGLARDADATEFAVLLGGFQALLHRLSGQQDLLVAVPVAGRSRPETQGVVGFFANTLALRGRFEERTTFTELLRGARSSAIAAQSHQDVPFEELVDLLSPQRSLAFSPVVQVMFALEETPAPVEVAGLRIAPELHENGNVKFDLTLTIEQRPDRLRGRLTYRTELFDPDRIDRFASAYLALLEAAVAQPATPIAELPLLGPEARDEIVAGWRAQEAVAPPYASVAELFAQHPPADPDTVAVAALDATLTYRQLTTDRNRLAHLLREYGVGTDVPVGLCLSRGTGVLTAMLAVWQAGGGYLPLDPELPVARLIGMATAAGTPVVLTDRASVARTGKCWPAGTRVIQLDDHEVTARLRTLPSTAPEQTGHPDSLAYLLYTSGSTGVPKGVAVTHGSVVNLLVGFERLLRLTPDDRVAAITTIAFDISVVELILPLLAGARIELFDSRLAVDAAALRTEIANRAVTVVQATPASWRMLLAAGGVPSGVRLRISGGEALTRDLADALLTDGATLVNGYGPSETSIYSTAGPVGTHGPVDLGDPVANTRLYLLDPAGLPVPVGAVGELHLGGLGVARGYHGSAARTATSFRPDPWGGRPGARLYATGDLARWLPGGRLEYLGRADQQVKLRGYRIELGEIEAALRAQDAIRDAVVVTWRASAEDVRLVGYVVPTEAEADPAALWSRLRPALAGQLPEYMLPATLVPVDRFPRTGSGKIDRRALPEPVWRETSGAGQVAPRTPAEEGLAVLWREVLGLADVGVHDNFFALGGHSLTATRLIARIRATFGVDLPLRLLFAAPTIAELAPLVADPATAEGEATGTADRVAAGGPSAQDLLASLDDLSDREIDELLDTLIAEEGS, encoded by the coding sequence ATGACCGGTGAGACCTTCGTCCTGCCCGCCTCGTCGACCCAGCGTCGGCTGTGGATGCTGGACCAGCTGAATCCGGGCTCGGCGGAGTACAACATCGCCTGGTCCGTACGGCTGACCGGCGAGCTGCGGGTGGACGCGCTGGAATCGGCGCTGAGCTGGCTGGTCGAACGGCACGAGGTGCTGCGTACGACCTTCACCTCGGTCGACGGCGAACCGGCGCAGCTCGTCAGCCCACCGTGGCCGGTACGGCTGCCGGTCACCGAACCGGCCGGCGACGCCCCGACCGGGGCGGCCGAGGTGCTCGACGCGGAGAGCCGGGAACCGTTCGACCTGACCGAGGGCCCGCTGCTGCGGGCCCGGGTGGTCCGGCTGGCTCCGGACGACCACCTGCTCGTGCTGGTGGTGCACCACATCATCGCCGACGGCTGGTCGTTCGAGACCGTCTTCGCCGAGCTGGCGCACGGCTACCGGGCCGCGGTCGCCGGGGTGGAACCGGACCTGCCACCACCACCGATCCAGTACGCCGACTTCGCCGTCTGGCAACGCGAACAGGCCGGAAGCTCCGCGTTCGCCGACGACCTCGCCTTCTGGCACGACGAGCTGGCCGGTGCGCCGACCCTGCTCGACCTGCCCGCCGACCGGCCCCGCCCGCCGGAGCAGTCACCGGCCGGTGGCCTGGTCACGTTCGAGATCCCGGCAACCCTGTCCACCGGCGTACGCGGACTCGCCCGGGACGCCGACGCCACCGAGTTCGCGGTCCTGCTCGGCGGGTTCCAGGCACTCCTGCACCGGCTCAGCGGCCAGCAGGACCTACTGGTCGCCGTACCGGTCGCGGGGCGGAGCAGGCCGGAGACGCAGGGGGTCGTCGGGTTCTTCGCCAACACCCTGGCGCTGCGCGGCCGGTTCGAGGAACGGACCACCTTCACCGAGCTGCTGCGCGGCGCCCGGAGCAGCGCGATCGCCGCCCAGTCCCACCAGGACGTGCCGTTCGAGGAACTGGTCGACCTGCTCTCCCCGCAGCGCAGCCTGGCCTTCTCCCCCGTCGTGCAGGTGATGTTCGCGCTGGAGGAGACACCCGCGCCGGTCGAGGTGGCGGGGCTGCGGATCGCCCCGGAACTGCACGAGAACGGAAACGTCAAGTTCGACCTCACGCTCACCATCGAGCAGCGGCCGGACCGGCTGCGGGGGCGGCTGACGTACCGGACCGAGCTGTTCGATCCGGACAGGATCGACCGGTTCGCGAGCGCGTACCTGGCACTGCTGGAGGCGGCGGTCGCCCAACCCGCGACCCCGATCGCCGAGCTGCCGCTGCTCGGCCCGGAGGCCCGGGACGAGATCGTCGCCGGGTGGCGGGCACAGGAGGCGGTGGCGCCGCCGTACGCCTCGGTCGCGGAACTGTTCGCCCAGCACCCGCCGGCCGACCCGGACACGGTCGCGGTGGCCGCGCTGGACGCCACGTTGACGTACCGGCAGCTCACCACCGACCGCAACCGCCTCGCCCACCTGCTGCGCGAGTACGGCGTCGGCACCGACGTACCGGTCGGCCTCTGCCTGTCCCGGGGCACCGGCGTGCTCACCGCGATGCTCGCGGTCTGGCAGGCCGGCGGCGGTTACCTGCCACTGGACCCGGAACTCCCGGTCGCCCGGCTGATCGGAATGGCGACCGCCGCCGGCACCCCGGTGGTGCTCACCGACCGGGCCAGCGTCGCGCGTACCGGTAAGTGCTGGCCGGCCGGGACCCGGGTGATCCAGCTCGACGACCACGAGGTGACCGCCCGGCTGCGGACCCTGCCGTCGACCGCGCCGGAGCAGACCGGGCACCCGGACAGCCTCGCCTACCTGCTCTACACCTCCGGCTCGACCGGTGTCCCGAAGGGCGTGGCGGTCACCCACGGCTCGGTGGTCAACCTGCTGGTCGGCTTCGAACGGCTGCTCCGGCTCACCCCCGACGACCGGGTCGCCGCGATCACCACCATCGCCTTCGACATCTCCGTCGTCGAGCTGATCCTGCCGCTGCTCGCCGGCGCCCGGATCGAACTGTTCGACAGCCGGCTCGCGGTCGACGCCGCCGCGCTCCGCACCGAGATCGCCAACCGGGCCGTCACCGTCGTACAGGCCACCCCGGCGAGCTGGCGGATGCTGCTCGCCGCCGGCGGGGTGCCGTCCGGCGTACGGCTGCGGATCAGCGGCGGCGAGGCACTCACCCGCGACCTCGCCGACGCCCTGCTGACCGACGGCGCCACCCTGGTCAACGGGTACGGCCCGTCGGAGACGAGCATCTACTCCACCGCCGGTCCGGTCGGTACGCACGGCCCGGTCGACCTCGGCGACCCGGTCGCCAACACCCGCCTCTACCTGCTCGACCCGGCCGGTCTTCCGGTGCCGGTCGGTGCGGTCGGCGAACTGCACCTGGGCGGGCTCGGGGTGGCCCGGGGCTACCACGGCAGCGCCGCCCGCACCGCCACCAGCTTCCGCCCCGACCCGTGGGGCGGCCGACCCGGTGCCCGCCTCTACGCCACCGGCGACCTCGCCCGCTGGTTGCCGGGCGGCCGGCTGGAGTACCTCGGCCGGGCCGACCAGCAGGTCAAACTCCGTGGCTACCGGATCGAACTCGGTGAGATCGAGGCCGCCCTGCGGGCCCAGGACGCGATCCGGGACGCGGTCGTGGTCACCTGGCGGGCCAGCGCCGAGGACGTCCGGCTGGTCGGGTACGTGGTGCCGACCGAAGCCGAAGCCGACCCGGCGGCGCTCTGGTCCCGGCTGCGCCCCGCGCTCGCCGGCCAGCTCCCCGAGTACATGCTGCCGGCGACGCTGGTTCCGGTGGACCGGTTCCCGCGTACCGGCAGCGGCAAGATCGACCGTCGGGCCCTGCCGGAGCCGGTGTGGCGGGAGACCAGCGGCGCCGGGCAGGTGGCACCGCGTACCCCGGCCGAGGAGGGGTTGGCGGTGCTCTGGCGCGAGGTCCTCGGGCTGGCCGACGTCGGGGTGCACGACAACTTCTTCGCCCTCGGTGGGCACTCGCTCACCGCGACCCGGCTGATCGCCCGGATCCGCGCCACCTTCGGGGTCGACCTGCCGCTGCGCCTGCTCTTCGCCGCACCGACCATCGCCGAACTCGCGCCGCTGGTCGCCGACCCGGCCACCGCCGAGGGCGAAGCGACCGGTACGGCCGACCGGGTCGCGGCCGGTGGGCCGAGCGCCCAGGACCTGCTCGCCTCGCTCGACGACCTCTCCGACCGGGAGATCGACGAGCTGTTGGACACGCTTATCGCCGAGGAGGGCTCATGA
- a CDS encoding FAD-dependent oxidoreductase: MTATPSPTDRRDRAVIIGAGLAGSLAAVYLARRGWAVDVYERRDDPRLTPAGAAGRSINLGLSARGMRALQEVGLLADVLKRSVPMRGRVVHSPDGTVSFQPYGVHGHQILHSVLRDELIAVLVDAAEAQPGVRFHFGWRLHGLDREVSTVAVTRLADGTTEEVTADLVVGADGAFSAVRQQLHHGQRANHSQEFLDWGYKELTIPADDNGQPRVRLEALHVWPGEHGLMVAHPNVDGSLTCTLFLPFEGPRSFATLTTPDTVRAFFRQNFPDAQELMPRLVEEVLEHPTGQMVTVRTSPWRHGDRVVLVGDAAHAVYPFYGQGMNASFEDCLVLDQCLDRHADRGAALAAYEAARRPHTDVLAELSTRNFVELRDRVHRPAYALRAGADRVLSRLLPAYWTPLYTMVAHTTTPYAEALARSGRQDRLLRAAATGGALALGAGLLHAVTRSVRARRTPGR; encoded by the coding sequence ATGACGGCCACGCCGTCCCCGACCGACCGCCGGGACCGTGCCGTGATCATCGGTGCCGGCCTGGCCGGCTCACTCGCCGCCGTCTACCTGGCCCGACGGGGCTGGGCGGTGGACGTCTACGAACGGCGCGACGACCCCCGGCTGACCCCGGCCGGTGCCGCCGGACGCTCGATCAACCTGGGGCTCTCCGCCCGTGGCATGCGCGCCCTGCAGGAGGTGGGGCTGCTCGCCGACGTACTCAAACGGAGCGTGCCGATGCGCGGGCGGGTGGTCCACTCACCCGACGGGACGGTGAGCTTCCAGCCGTACGGGGTGCACGGCCACCAGATCCTGCACTCGGTGCTGCGCGACGAGCTGATCGCCGTACTGGTCGACGCGGCCGAGGCCCAGCCCGGTGTGCGTTTCCACTTCGGCTGGCGGCTGCACGGGCTGGACCGGGAGGTGTCGACCGTCGCCGTGACCCGGCTCGCCGACGGCACCACCGAGGAGGTGACCGCGGACCTGGTGGTCGGCGCCGACGGGGCGTTCTCCGCCGTACGCCAGCAACTGCACCACGGTCAGCGGGCCAACCACAGCCAGGAGTTCCTGGACTGGGGCTACAAGGAGCTGACCATCCCGGCCGACGACAACGGCCAACCCCGGGTACGCCTGGAGGCGCTGCACGTCTGGCCCGGCGAGCACGGCCTGATGGTGGCCCACCCCAACGTGGACGGCTCGCTGACCTGCACCCTGTTCCTCCCCTTCGAGGGCCCCCGAAGCTTCGCCACCCTCACCACCCCGGACACCGTCCGCGCCTTCTTCCGGCAGAACTTCCCCGACGCGCAGGAGTTGATGCCCCGCCTGGTCGAGGAGGTGCTCGAACACCCGACCGGTCAGATGGTGACCGTACGGACCAGCCCGTGGCGGCACGGCGACCGGGTGGTCCTGGTCGGTGACGCCGCGCACGCCGTCTACCCGTTCTACGGGCAGGGCATGAACGCCTCCTTCGAGGACTGCCTGGTGCTCGACCAGTGTCTGGACCGGCACGCCGACCGGGGGGCGGCACTGGCCGCGTACGAGGCGGCCCGCCGGCCGCACACCGACGTGCTCGCCGAGCTGTCCACCCGCAACTTCGTCGAGCTGCGCGACCGGGTGCACCGCCCGGCGTACGCGCTGCGGGCCGGCGCGGACCGGGTGCTCAGCCGCCTGCTGCCGGCGTACTGGACGCCGCTTTACACGATGGTCGCGCACACCACCACTCCGTACGCCGAGGCACTGGCCCGGTCCGGCCGGCAGGACCGGCTGCTCCGCGCCGCCGCGACCGGCGGTGCCCTGGCACTCGGCGCCGGGCTGCTGCACGCCGTGACCCGGTCGGTACGCGCCCGCCGGACCCCGGGGCGGTGA
- a CDS encoding MbtH family protein: MEEAEDQRRYHVVVNDEEQYSIWPVGSEPPPGWQRAGVEGDRATCLAHIDEVWTDLRPRGLREWLTARV, from the coding sequence GTGGAAGAAGCCGAGGATCAGCGTCGCTACCACGTAGTTGTCAACGACGAAGAGCAGTACTCTATCTGGCCGGTCGGGTCCGAGCCGCCACCGGGTTGGCAGCGGGCCGGGGTCGAGGGTGACCGGGCGACCTGCCTGGCCCACATAGACGAGGTGTGGACCGATCTGCGTCCGCGGGGCCTGCGGGAGTGGCTGACCGCCAGGGTGTGA